In uncultured Bacteroides sp., one genomic interval encodes:
- a CDS encoding two-component regulator propeller domain-containing protein has product MQNINYPTLQKVSLFLLLLLCPFWVNSQNEIIQHLKFKQLSTLNGLPTDEVQKVFQDKDGYIWIATRSGLCLYDGYQVKTYKANLYTPELFTSNNILCLADDNNHNLWIGTLDGLNILNKKTGVIRKIFIPGIANNAISCLLIGKDNTVWVGTDSGLCRYIFQNDSFEVLDNSKTNGVLNPTAIKSLIEDSKGNIWIGTWSAGLYRYDPKIKRYYAYPKMNNRNSAHVIYEDYKKRIWVGTWSEGLFLLENPYDMKHLRWKKFVHQNGNPNSLSDNIVYSISEDLNTHTLWVGTRSGLSITPQDGSGYFINYLPESERYPLITNEVNSIIRDHFGMMWMGTIGGGVCWVSTRQTHFNQYNIESIKSELPTNSVKSLYVDDDGLVWMGIGTYGLAAYNPKKNVCNYYPKIPEFSSISSMPTVNTIVRMKRTNELWIGTYDGGIYVYKKGEKVKVMLPENAPFLKEACVSAIKEDRKGNCWIGTRSGLCVRYNNGKGYIFNTLLVNNKDLSRCTIRSLCEDNDGTIWCGTGNYGVIRLSGNLQNPKLMKVAQYSLSNNKLNCLDALCLFKDNIGRLWLGTEGGGLNLYDREKDTFVSINKLINLPGDVVSSIQQDKKGNLWLGTNYGLVRLRVEKNLKESSFRVYTTADGLQDNFFIQNSSFNKNGELFFGGYKGYNSFFPGKMEDNVMKVPVVITDIKILNQSFGTLDNELRNRISEETPGFTKRIELPYKYKNFTIEFAALVYNNSRGNKYAYKLEGFDKDWQYTDALHRFANYNNLRSGTYTFRLKATNENGMWNETETVLEVVILPPFWATWWAYLIYIVIIALIARFSLRVARNRMQLKNDLKLQQIEQVKSEEVNHAKLQFFTNITHELLTPLTIISATVDDLKMISPQYREHYGVMQNNISRLIRLLQQILEFRKAETGNLKLKVSNDNLAVFLRKEVESLRPLMKKKKIHLSVVCDPENIMGYFDPDKLDKIVYNLLSNASKYNSEGGFVQVNLSCDSNKEYAILTVKDNGKGIPPEKIKTLFKRFYEGDYRRFNTIGTGIGLSLTKDLVELHQGTITAESEVDKGTTFTVRIPIDGSFYNEDEIDEVKDVSSEGTISDLELSVPEPEKTTEAKSHSLLVIEDNEELLQLMTQLLSREYNVHTAQNGKEGISIVENEDIDLIVSDIMMPEMDGIEFCKHIKNNFETCHIPLILLTAKNKEEDRIEAYDSGADGFISKPFKLTVLHAKIKNLLKNKERVAKDFKKQLVFEMKELSYTSMDEDFLQRAIDCVHRHLDDSEFDQQQFIEEMGSSKSTLYKKLKSLTGLNTSAFIRNIRLKAACKIVEEKKKIRISELAYAVGFNDPKYFSACFKKEFGMLPSEYIEKYMPESFVPEPEENE; this is encoded by the coding sequence ATGCAGAATATCAACTATCCTACATTACAGAAAGTATCTTTATTTTTACTTTTATTGCTTTGCCCATTTTGGGTAAATTCTCAAAATGAAATTATTCAGCATTTAAAGTTTAAACAGCTTTCTACGCTTAATGGCTTACCTACTGATGAGGTGCAGAAGGTTTTTCAGGATAAAGACGGTTATATATGGATTGCTACAAGAAGTGGCTTGTGCCTTTATGACGGTTATCAGGTGAAAACTTATAAGGCCAACCTATACACACCGGAATTGTTCACAAGTAATAATATCCTTTGTCTGGCCGATGATAACAACCACAATTTATGGATAGGTACACTTGACGGATTAAATATTCTGAATAAGAAGACTGGTGTAATACGTAAGATTTTTATTCCAGGAATTGCAAACAATGCAATTTCATGTTTGCTGATTGGCAAAGATAATACTGTTTGGGTTGGTACGGATTCTGGTTTATGCAGATATATTTTTCAGAATGATTCTTTTGAAGTTCTGGATAATTCAAAGACTAATGGAGTATTGAATCCAACTGCTATTAAGTCTCTTATTGAAGACTCGAAAGGGAATATTTGGATTGGTACATGGTCGGCCGGACTTTACAGATATGATCCTAAGATTAAAAGGTATTATGCATATCCTAAAATGAATAATCGTAATTCGGCTCATGTTATTTATGAAGATTACAAAAAAAGGATATGGGTTGGTACATGGAGTGAGGGACTGTTCTTATTAGAGAACCCTTATGATATGAAACATTTGCGTTGGAAGAAGTTCGTTCATCAGAATGGAAATCCTAATAGTTTATCAGATAACATCGTCTATTCAATATCTGAGGATCTGAATACTCACACTCTTTGGGTGGGTACGCGTAGCGGACTTAGTATAACTCCCCAGGACGGATCGGGGTATTTTATTAATTATCTTCCCGAAAGTGAACGCTATCCTTTGATTACTAATGAAGTTAACTCTATTATTAGAGATCATTTTGGAATGATGTGGATGGGGACTATTGGAGGTGGAGTGTGTTGGGTGAGCACTAGACAAACACATTTTAATCAATATAATATTGAATCGATAAAGAGTGAGCTACCTACAAACTCGGTGAAAAGTCTTTATGTAGATGATGACGGACTGGTTTGGATGGGGATAGGTACTTATGGATTGGCTGCATACAATCCAAAAAAGAATGTTTGCAACTATTATCCAAAGATTCCTGAATTTTCTAGTATAAGTAGCATGCCAACAGTCAACACGATTGTTCGCATGAAGAGAACAAATGAATTGTGGATAGGTACTTATGATGGAGGTATCTATGTTTATAAGAAAGGAGAGAAGGTAAAGGTGATGTTACCTGAGAATGCTCCTTTTTTAAAAGAAGCTTGTGTTTCTGCTATAAAGGAAGACAGGAAGGGTAACTGCTGGATTGGTACCCGTAGTGGATTATGCGTGAGGTATAATAACGGTAAAGGTTATATCTTTAATACTCTTTTGGTTAACAATAAAGATCTTAGTCGTTGTACAATTCGTTCTCTCTGCGAAGATAACGATGGAACAATATGGTGTGGTACAGGCAATTATGGAGTAATACGTCTTTCCGGAAATCTGCAAAATCCTAAATTAATGAAGGTTGCTCAATATTCGTTGAGTAATAATAAACTGAATTGTCTGGATGCTCTATGCTTGTTCAAGGATAATATAGGAAGACTTTGGCTTGGAACTGAAGGAGGAGGACTTAATTTGTATGATAGAGAAAAAGATACTTTTGTTTCTATTAATAAACTTATAAATCTTCCGGGAGATGTTGTGAGTAGTATACAACAGGATAAGAAAGGAAATCTTTGGCTTGGCACGAATTATGGTCTTGTAAGGTTACGTGTTGAAAAGAACCTTAAAGAATCGAGTTTCCGTGTTTACACAACAGCCGATGGTTTGCAGGATAATTTCTTTATTCAGAACTCTTCTTTTAATAAGAACGGAGAACTGTTTTTTGGCGGATATAAAGGATATAATAGTTTCTTTCCTGGCAAAATGGAAGATAATGTGATGAAAGTACCTGTTGTTATAACAGATATAAAGATTCTTAATCAAAGCTTTGGAACTCTGGATAATGAACTTAGAAACAGAATTTCTGAAGAGACTCCTGGATTTACAAAAAGAATAGAACTTCCTTATAAATATAAGAACTTTACAATTGAATTTGCTGCTCTGGTTTATAATAACTCCAGGGGAAATAAGTATGCATATAAGCTGGAAGGATTTGATAAGGACTGGCAGTACACGGATGCATTGCATAGATTTGCCAATTACAATAACCTGAGGAGTGGAACTTACACATTCAGACTAAAGGCTACGAATGAAAATGGTATGTGGAATGAAACAGAAACAGTATTGGAAGTTGTTATTCTTCCTCCTTTCTGGGCTACCTGGTGGGCTTACCTTATTTATATAGTTATTATTGCGTTAATAGCTCGTTTCTCTTTGAGAGTTGCAAGGAACAGAATGCAGTTGAAAAATGATTTGAAATTGCAGCAGATAGAGCAGGTAAAATCAGAGGAAGTAAACCATGCTAAATTGCAGTTCTTTACAAATATTACTCATGAACTTTTAACTCCGCTGACGATCATCTCAGCTACTGTTGATGATTTGAAGATGATTTCTCCTCAATACCGCGAACATTATGGTGTGATGCAGAATAATATATCTCGTCTGATTCGTTTGTTGCAACAGATTCTCGAATTCAGAAAAGCCGAAACAGGTAACCTGAAGCTAAAGGTGTCTAATGATAATCTGGCGGTGTTCTTAAGAAAAGAGGTTGAGAGCCTTCGTCCTTTGATGAAAAAGAAGAAGATTCATTTGTCGGTAGTTTGCGATCCGGAAAATATAATGGGATATTTTGATCCTGACAAGTTAGACAAGATAGTATATAACTTATTGTCGAATGCTTCCAAATACAATAGTGAAGGCGGATTTGTTCAGGTTAATCTAAGTTGTGATTCAAATAAGGAATATGCAATACTTACTGTAAAAGACAATGGGAAGGGTATTCCTCCGGAGAAAATAAAGACTTTATTTAAGCGTTTTTATGAAGGAGATTATCGCCGCTTTAATACGATTGGCACAGGAATCGGACTTTCTCTGACTAAAGATTTGGTAGAACTCCATCAGGGAACTATTACTGCTGAAAGTGAAGTTGATAAAGGTACTACTTTCACTGTCAGGATTCCAATAGATGGTTCATTCTATAATGAGGATGAAATAGATGAAGTTAAGGATGTATCTTCGGAAGGAACCATTTCGGATCTTGAACTTTCTGTTCCGGAACCGGAAAAAACAACTGAGGCAAAATCTCATTCTTTACTGGTTATTGAAGATAATGAGGAGCTATTGCAGTTGATGACTCAATTATTAAGTAGAGAATATAATGTGCATACAGCACAAAACGGCAAAGAGGGTATTTCTATTGTTGAAAATGAAGACATTGATCTTATTGTATCTGATATTATGATGCCTGAGATGGATGGTATAGAGTTTTGTAAACACATAAAGAATAATTTCGAGACTTGCCATATTCCTTTGATTCTGCTTACGGCAAAGAATAAAGAGGAGGATAGGATTGAAGCTTACGATTCCGGAGCCGACGGATTTATAAGCAAACCATTCAAACTAACTGTGTTGCATGCAAAGATTAAGAATCTTCTGAAGAACAAAGAGAGGGTTGCAAAGGATTTCAAGAAACAATTGGTTTTTGAAATGAAAGAGCTAAGCTATACAAGTATGGATGAAGACTTTTTGCAACGTGCTATTGACTGTGTTCACAGGCATCTTGACGATTCAGAATTCGACCAGCAACAGTTTATTGAAGAAATGGGTTCCAGTAAATCTACTTTGTACAAGAAACTGAAATCGCTTACCGGACTCAATACATCGGCCTTTATACGTAACATTCGATTGAAAGCTGCATGTAAAATTGTAGAAGAGAAAAAGAAAATCCGCATCTCGGAATTAGCCTATGCTGTTGGATTTAATGATCCTAAGTATTTTAGTGCATGTTTCAAAAAAGAATTCGGTATGCTGCCAAGCGAATATATTGAAAAATATATGCCGGAATCATTCGTTCCGGAACCTGAGGAAAACGAATAA
- the eno gene encoding phosphopyruvate hydratase, with the protein MKIEKIVGREILDSRGNPTVEVDVILESGIVGRASVPSGASTGENEAIELRDGVKARYGGKGVQKAVDNINKIIALKLIGKSTLDQRGIDKAMIELDGTKTKSKLGANAILGVSMAVAKAGAAYLDLPLYQYIGGVNSYVLPVPMMNIINGGSHSDAPIAFQEFMIRPIGAPSFKEALRMGAEVFHALKKVLKDRGLSTAVGDEGGFAPTLEGTEDALNSIIAAIKAAGYTPGKDITIGLDCASSEFFSNGTYDYTKFEGAKGKKRTSEEQALYLEELIKEFPIDSIEDGMSENDWEGWKLLTDKIGDKCQLVGDDLFVTNVDFLSKGIELGCANSILIKVNQIGTLTETLNAIEMAHRHGYTTVTSHRSGETEDATIADIAVATNSGQIKTGSLSRSDRMAKYNQLLRIEEELGDLAVYGYKRVK; encoded by the coding sequence ATGAAAATAGAAAAGATTGTAGGAAGAGAAATTCTCGATTCAAGAGGTAATCCAACTGTAGAAGTTGACGTAATATTAGAATCAGGTATTGTAGGTAGAGCTTCTGTCCCATCAGGTGCATCCACAGGTGAAAATGAGGCAATAGAATTGCGAGATGGCGTTAAGGCCCGCTATGGAGGTAAAGGTGTACAGAAAGCAGTTGATAATATTAATAAGATAATTGCTCTTAAGTTGATAGGAAAATCAACGCTTGATCAAAGAGGTATTGATAAAGCCATGATTGAGCTGGACGGAACAAAAACCAAATCAAAACTCGGAGCAAACGCCATTTTAGGCGTATCGATGGCTGTAGCAAAAGCCGGAGCTGCTTATCTGGACTTACCACTTTACCAATATATCGGAGGGGTAAATTCTTATGTATTGCCTGTACCGATGATGAATATCATTAATGGAGGATCGCACTCCGATGCTCCAATTGCCTTTCAGGAATTCATGATCAGACCTATTGGTGCACCATCTTTCAAAGAAGCATTAAGAATGGGAGCAGAAGTTTTCCATGCGTTGAAAAAAGTTCTTAAAGACCGTGGGTTAAGTACAGCTGTCGGCGACGAAGGAGGTTTTGCTCCAACGCTCGAAGGTACCGAAGATGCGCTTAACTCCATTATTGCTGCTATTAAGGCAGCCGGTTACACTCCTGGCAAAGATATAACTATCGGTTTAGACTGTGCATCATCAGAGTTCTTCAGCAATGGAACCTATGACTACACCAAATTTGAAGGTGCAAAAGGTAAGAAAAGAACTTCTGAAGAGCAAGCACTTTATCTGGAAGAATTGATTAAGGAATTCCCTATCGACTCAATAGAAGATGGAATGAGTGAAAACGACTGGGAAGGATGGAAATTACTTACTGATAAAATCGGAGATAAATGTCAGCTTGTAGGTGACGACTTGTTTGTAACAAACGTAGATTTCTTATCAAAAGGTATTGAACTAGGTTGTGCAAACTCTATATTAATCAAAGTAAACCAGATTGGTACACTGACAGAAACTCTGAATGCTATTGAAATGGCCCATCGCCACGGATATACTACGGTAACCTCTCATCGCTCTGGCGAAACGGAAGATGCTACGATAGCTGATATTGCTGTAGCCACAAACTCCGGACAAATTAAGACTGGTTCATTAAGCCGTTCTGATCGTATGGCGAAATATAATCAGCTGCTCCGCATTGAAGAAGAATTAGGAGATTTAGCTGTTTATGGGTACAAACGAGTGAAATAA
- a CDS encoding Crp/Fnr family transcriptional regulator encodes METMYETLLKMPLFQGLGEDEITKIVGKVKLHFQKYKAGSVILRSGDPCNELTFLLKGEIMLESTDKDNNFVLKEFQSAPDLVGFYSLFGIKTCYFTTYTAETDVDIVSIDKSFILTELDKHDIFRLNFRNILSNRVQQFHDRLWQFTYSCLETKIVDFLLARCEKPYGKKQLKIKMEDFAAIIGETRLSVSKCLNQLEKDGLVILRRTEVEIPELSVLKLWKEKFLMTFSHNKEIVNE; translated from the coding sequence ATGGAAACTATGTACGAGACTTTACTAAAGATGCCTCTTTTCCAAGGATTAGGTGAAGATGAAATCACAAAAATTGTTGGAAAAGTGAAATTGCATTTTCAGAAATATAAAGCTGGAAGTGTTATATTGAGGAGTGGTGATCCTTGTAATGAACTTACCTTTTTATTAAAAGGTGAAATAATGCTGGAGTCTACCGATAAGGATAATAATTTTGTGTTAAAAGAATTCCAGTCAGCTCCTGATCTCGTTGGATTCTATTCTCTCTTTGGAATTAAAACGTGTTACTTCACTACTTATACTGCGGAAACAGATGTTGATATAGTTTCTATAGATAAGTCTTTTATTCTAACTGAGCTTGATAAACATGACATTTTCCGTTTGAATTTCCGTAATATTCTGTCAAATAGAGTACAGCAGTTTCATGATAGATTGTGGCAATTTACCTATTCTTGTCTGGAAACAAAGATAGTTGATTTCTTGTTGGCACGATGTGAAAAACCTTATGGCAAAAAGCAGCTGAAGATTAAAATGGAAGATTTTGCTGCAATTATTGGTGAAACACGTTTATCTGTATCCAAATGCCTGAACCAATTAGAAAAAGATGGATTGGTTATTCTTCGTAGAACGGAAGTTGAAATTCCAGAACTGAGTGTATTAAAATTGTGGAAAGAAAAGTTCCTTATGACCTTTTCTCACAATAAAGAAATAGTAAATGAGTAA
- a CDS encoding MarC family protein, translating to MFAAFNIQDLISAFIVLFAVIDIIGSIPIIIDLKEKGREVNAVKATLYSGALLVGFFYAGHLLLSLFRVDIESFAIAGALIIFFMALEMILDVEIFKNTGPIKEATLVPLVFPLLAGAGAFTTLLSLRAEYASINIMIALVLNMIWVYIVLKLTGKVERFLGKGGIYVIRKFFGIILLAISVKLFTANITNLITVLQGGL from the coding sequence ATGTTTGCAGCATTTAATATTCAGGATTTGATTAGTGCATTTATTGTACTATTCGCAGTAATAGATATTATTGGTTCCATTCCAATTATCATAGATCTTAAAGAAAAAGGACGTGAAGTAAACGCCGTTAAAGCAACTTTATATTCAGGAGCATTACTGGTAGGCTTTTTCTATGCAGGTCATTTATTGTTAAGCCTCTTCCGGGTAGATATAGAGTCGTTTGCAATAGCCGGTGCACTCATTATATTCTTTATGGCACTGGAAATGATTCTTGACGTTGAAATATTTAAGAATACAGGTCCAATTAAAGAAGCAACACTTGTTCCTCTTGTGTTCCCACTATTAGCGGGGGCCGGTGCATTTACAACATTATTATCACTACGAGCAGAATATGCCAGCATAAATATTATGATAGCCTTAGTACTCAACATGATCTGGGTATATATCGTTTTAAAGCTAACAGGAAAGGTAGAGAGATTTCTAGGAAAAGGAGGCATTTATGTTATCCGGAAATTCTTTGGTATTATTTTGCTTGCTATTTCTGTAAAACTGTTTACTGCAAACATTACCAACCTGATCACAGTTCTTCAAGGCGGTTTATAG
- a CDS encoding glycogen debranching enzyme N-terminal domain-containing protein: MSYLRFDKTLMINLEESLPREILRTNKSGAYHCTTIVDCNTRKYHGLLVIPIPEMDDENHVLLSSLDETVIQHGAEFNLGLHKYQGDNYSPKGHKYIREFDCEKIPITTYRVGGVVLTKEKIFVHYENRILIKYTLVDAHSATTLRFRPLLAFRSVRQYTHENPHASREYQEVENGIKTCMYPGYPELFMQLNKKNEFHFDPYWYKGIEYTKEQERGYDFNEDLYVPGYFEVNIKKGESIIFSAGISEASTNDMLDKFEEQAERRTPRDSFLNCLKNSAHQFHNKQGGKHYILAGYPWFKCRARDMFVSLPGLTLAIDEIEEFESVMETAREAIENYINGRPLDCKIYEIEDPDVLLWAIWAIQQYANATSPEQCKQKYGNLLKDIIEFIHKGKHDNLFLHDNGLLYSNGESRAITWMNATINDRPVTPRTGYIIEVNSLWYNALRFVAGMMHQGDKAELIFADSLDELAITTAQSFIDVFLNEHGYLLDYVNGQPSDWSVRPNMIFTVAFEYSPLKPEQKKQILDITTKELLTPKGLRSLSPKSIGYNPNYVGPQILRDYAYHQGTAWPWLMGFYMEAYLRIYKSSGVSFIERQLIGFEEEMTKHCISSIPELFDGNPPFKGRGAISFAMNVASILHVLRQLNKYY, translated from the coding sequence ATGAGTTATCTGCGATTTGACAAAACTCTCATGATTAATCTCGAAGAATCTTTACCTAGAGAAATTCTTCGGACCAATAAATCGGGAGCATATCATTGTACAACAATAGTCGATTGCAACACAAGAAAATATCATGGATTACTAGTGATTCCTATTCCAGAAATGGATGACGAAAATCATGTTTTACTCTCTTCTTTAGATGAAACAGTTATTCAACACGGAGCAGAGTTTAACCTTGGTTTACATAAATATCAGGGAGACAACTATAGTCCCAAGGGGCATAAATACATCCGTGAATTTGATTGTGAAAAAATCCCTATTACTACCTACCGTGTAGGTGGAGTTGTTCTTACCAAAGAAAAAATCTTTGTTCATTATGAGAATCGAATATTGATTAAATATACATTAGTAGATGCACACTCTGCTACTACTCTTCGTTTTCGTCCACTTCTCGCCTTTAGAAGCGTACGTCAGTATACTCATGAGAACCCACATGCAAGCAGAGAATATCAGGAAGTTGAAAATGGAATAAAAACCTGTATGTACCCAGGATATCCTGAATTATTTATGCAGCTAAATAAGAAAAACGAATTTCATTTTGATCCATATTGGTACAAAGGCATAGAATATACCAAAGAACAAGAACGGGGATATGATTTCAATGAAGACCTCTATGTTCCAGGATATTTTGAAGTTAATATTAAAAAGGGAGAAAGTATTATTTTCTCTGCCGGTATATCTGAGGCTTCAACAAACGACATGCTTGATAAATTTGAAGAACAAGCTGAAAGACGTACTCCACGAGACAGTTTTTTAAATTGTCTAAAGAACTCCGCACATCAGTTTCATAACAAGCAAGGAGGTAAACACTACATTCTTGCAGGATACCCCTGGTTTAAATGTCGTGCTCGTGATATGTTTGTTTCCTTACCTGGTTTAACACTTGCTATTGATGAAATCGAAGAATTCGAGTCTGTGATGGAAACCGCCCGGGAAGCAATAGAAAATTATATAAATGGACGTCCTTTAGATTGTAAGATATATGAAATTGAAGATCCGGATGTATTACTTTGGGCAATATGGGCTATACAGCAATATGCAAATGCAACATCACCGGAACAATGTAAACAAAAATACGGGAACCTTCTGAAAGACATCATCGAGTTTATCCATAAAGGCAAACACGATAACCTATTCTTACATGATAACGGATTGCTATACTCAAACGGAGAAAGCAGAGCTATTACATGGATGAATGCCACAATCAACGATCGTCCTGTAACTCCAAGAACCGGATATATTATTGAAGTCAATTCCTTATGGTACAATGCACTCCGTTTTGTAGCCGGGATGATGCATCAAGGAGATAAAGCCGAATTGATATTCGCCGATTCACTAGATGAATTAGCAATAACAACGGCCCAATCTTTCATTGATGTATTCCTAAACGAACATGGTTACCTACTGGATTATGTTAACGGACAACCATCCGATTGGAGCGTACGTCCCAACATGATATTTACAGTGGCATTTGAATACTCGCCACTTAAACCAGAACAAAAAAAGCAGATTCTTGATATTACAACTAAAGAGTTACTCACCCCAAAAGGACTACGTTCGTTAAGTCCCAAAAGTATCGGATATAACCCCAATTATGTAGGACCACAAATATTAAGAGATTACGCTTACCACCAAGGCACGGCATGGCCATGGTTAATGGGATTCTATATGGAGGCTTATCTACGGATTTATAAATCCAGCGGAGTATCCTTTATTGAACGCCAGTTAATCGGATTTGAGGAAGAAATGACAAAACATTGTATTAGTTCTATACCAGAATTGTTTGATGGCAACCCTCCTTTCAAAGGACGAGGAGCAATATCATTTGCAATGAATGTCGCATCAATCTTACATGTTTTAAGGCAACTTAATAAATACTATTAA
- a CDS encoding glycosyltransferase — MKVLMFGWEFPPHILGGLGTASYGLTQGMSMQEDMEITFCIPKPWGDEDQSFLKIIGMNSTPVVWRDVNWDYVNSRVGGYMNPQDYYDLRDNIYADFNYLHTNDLGCIEFSGRYPDNLQEEINNYSIVAGVVARQQQYDIIHSHDWLTYPAGIHAKQISGKPLVIHVHATDFDRSRGNVNPTVYSIEKNGMDHADHIMCVSELTRQTVIHKYHQDPRKVTTVHNAVSPLSKEILDIVPQKSKKEKIVTFLGRITMQKGPEYFVEAAAMVLHRTKNIRFVMAGNGDMMNQMISLVAERGIADRFHFPGFMKGKQVYEVLKASDVYIMPSVSEPFGISPLEAMQVSVPTIISKQSGCAEILDNCIKTDYWDIHAMADAIYSICTYPAMYDYLKTEGKKEVDAIKWENVGYKVRSIYDNILQNYR; from the coding sequence ATGAAAGTTTTAATGTTTGGATGGGAATTTCCCCCTCATATATTAGGAGGCTTAGGTACAGCCAGTTATGGGCTTACACAAGGTATGTCTATGCAGGAAGATATGGAAATAACCTTTTGCATACCCAAACCTTGGGGAGATGAAGATCAGAGTTTTTTAAAGATTATAGGTATGAACAGCACTCCGGTGGTCTGGAGGGATGTGAATTGGGATTATGTTAACAGCCGCGTCGGTGGATATATGAATCCTCAGGATTACTATGATTTACGAGACAACATATATGCCGATTTCAATTATCTTCATACCAACGATTTAGGTTGCATTGAATTTTCCGGTCGCTATCCGGATAACTTGCAGGAAGAAATTAATAATTACTCCATAGTAGCTGGTGTTGTTGCCAGGCAGCAACAATATGATATTATTCATTCGCACGATTGGCTAACATATCCTGCCGGTATTCATGCTAAACAAATTTCAGGAAAACCACTGGTTATCCATGTACATGCAACTGACTTTGACAGAAGCCGTGGAAATGTAAATCCTACTGTTTACTCAATAGAAAAGAACGGAATGGATCATGCCGATCACATCATGTGTGTTAGTGAGCTGACCCGTCAAACGGTTATTCATAAATACCATCAGGACCCGCGAAAGGTTACTACAGTACACAATGCAGTATCCCCGTTATCAAAAGAAATTTTGGATATTGTTCCCCAAAAGAGTAAAAAAGAAAAGATTGTAACCTTTTTGGGAAGAATAACCATGCAAAAAGGTCCGGAATACTTTGTAGAAGCTGCGGCAATGGTTCTTCACAGAACAAAAAACATTCGTTTTGTGATGGCCGGCAATGGCGATATGATGAACCAAATGATTAGCCTGGTAGCAGAACGAGGTATAGCCGACCGTTTCCACTTTCCGGGGTTTATGAAAGGAAAACAAGTTTACGAAGTACTCAAAGCCAGCGATGTATATATAATGCCTTCGGTTTCGGAACCTTTCGGCATCTCTCCATTGGAAGCAATGCAGGTTAGTGTGCCAACAATTATCTCGAAACAATCAGGATGTGCTGAGATTTTAGACAATTGTATCAAAACCGACTATTGGGATATTCATGCTATGGCCGATGCTATTTATTCCATTTGTACCTATCCTGCCATGTATGATTACTTAAAGACAGAAGGTAAAAAAGAAGTTGATGCAATAAAATGGGAAAACGTAGGCTATAAAGTACGTTCCATTTACGACAATATTTTACAGAATTATAGATAA